The BD1-7 clade bacterium genomic interval TGATGAGCATTGCCCTCGAAGGCGATGTGCCCGAGCAGGTGCTGAAACGTTACGGCGAAACCTTACGACGTGAAATGGAGCAATTGCCGCATGTATCCCGTGTCGATATTAATGGTGTTCGCGACTATGAAATCAGTATCGAACTTACCAGCGATACCCTAACGAAATACCAACTGACGCTGTCGGAAGTCCAACAGGCGATTCAAGAATCGTCGCTAGATTTACCCACAGGCACCATCAAATCACCACAAGGGGATATTACCCTGCAGGCGCGCAACCAAGCGTACTACGCCGACGATTTCGCTCGCATTATTGTGCGTAAAACCGCCTCAGGCGCGACCCTGCGGTTAGGGGATATCGCCACCATTCGAGATGGTTTTACTGAAGATCCGATCATTGCCCGATTTAACGGTAAGCCCTCGCTGTTTTTGCAGGTTAAGGTCACCAGTAATCCCGACGTGCTGAAAACCAACCAAGCCGTTATGGCGTATTTGGATGAACGCAACCGTACATTGCCCGAAGCACTGGAACTGGAAGTTTGGCACGACTTCTCGATTAGCTTTAAAGACCGTATTCGCACACTGGTCAACAACGGCGTCGGCGGTTTGATTCTGGTATTTATTGTTCTGATGCTGTTTTTGCGCCCGCTTCTCGCCTTATGGGTGTCGATCGGTATTGGTATCGCCTTTCTCGGCGCGTTGTGGCTGATGCCGCTGTTCGGCGCCAGCCTGAATATGATTTCTCTGTTTGCGTTCCTGTTGATACTCGGAATCGTTGTCGATGACGCCATTATCGTGGGTGAATCGATTTATTCAGAGCAACAAAAACATGGCAATGGTGTGCAATCGGCAAAAGCTGGCGCCAGTATGGTCAGCAAACCGATCGTTTTTGCCGTCGCATCCACCATGTTAGTGTTTGTGCCCATGCTGTTTCTGCCGGGCAAAAGTGCCGAGGCAGCAACCATGATTCCGATTGTGGTTTTGCTGAGTTTGGCGTTTTCGTTGATTGAAAGTCTTTTTGTATTGCCATCACATCTGGCTGAAATGCCACCGGAAGGCCATTTCAAAAACCCGGTCAGCCGCGGTATCGACAAACTCCGGAAATTCTTTTCCAACGCGTTGGATGTATTTATCCACCGTTATTACGATCCAGTGATTACCCGCGCACTGAAACATACCGGGCCAACCATTGCTATTTTTGTCGCCGGTTTTGCGATTATTGTCTCTGTGTTTGTTGGCGGCTGGATGCAAGTTGGTTTCTTTCCGAATGTTACAACCGATTATATTCAGGTGACGATTGATATCCCTGATGGCGAGCCTTTGTCATTCCAAAACGACGTTGCAACACGCGTGGAATCAGCATCCAAAGCCATGCAGCAGGAGATTCTATTCGACGGTACGGATGTCTCCTACGTGAAGAACTTCAGCGTTTGGCTCTCTGGAAACGAGATTCGCGGCGCCATTGGTCTTAATCGAGAGTACACCAATACCTTATCATCACCNGAATTGATCGAGATTTGGCGCGAAAAAATCGGCGCAATCCCGCAGGCTGAAGACATCAATTTCTTTTATCAAATCGATTCTAAAGGCAAACCCTTGCAGTATATTTTGAGCGGCAAGGATAACGCTGAACTGACACTTGCTAGTCAAATGTTGCAAGAGCATCTAGCCGGCTTCCCCGGCGTGTTTGAAATCACCGACTCACTGCAAACGCCACGGTCTGAGATTGAATTAGGGCTCAAACCATCCAGTGAATTTACCGCGTGGGATATGCAATTATTAGCTACGCAATTGCGCCAGGCATTCTACGGCGCGGAAGTACAACGCGTGCCCCGTGACGGCGAAGATATTAAAGTGATGCTGCGTTTAATCGAAGACGAACGTACACATGTTGATAGCATTGCCTCCCTCCCGGTGCAAGATCGTGAAGGCAATACTATTCGCCTAGATGCCATCAGCAACATCACTTACACCCCGGCGCTGCAAGATATTGAACGTATTGATGGGCAACGAACAGTCACCGTCTCGGCGGAATTACTCAAAGGCACTACAGACTCAACCGAAATCACGAACGACATTCTCGAAGACTTTGTTCCACTGTTAGCTAAAAAACACCCAACTGTTAAATTCCAGCTTGAGGGGGATGAAGAAGAGCGCCGCGAGTTTATGAGCGCCTGGGGCATTCTGTTTGTTCAGGCCATCATTGCTATCTATGCCATGATGGCGATCGCGTTTCGTTCTTACTGGCAGCCGATCATCATTCTCACTGCCATCCCGTTTGGCGCCATGGGGGCCATTCTTGGTCACTTGATCATGGGCATGGAGATCAGTATCTTCTCCTTCTTGGGTGTGATGGCTTGTGCTGGAGTTGTGGTGAACGATAACTTGGTACTGATCGACCGCATCAACTACCTACGTGATAACGGCATGACCAAACTCAATGCGATCCA includes:
- the mdtC_1 gene encoding Multidrug resistance protein MdtC, yielding MNRLIGWFAENPVAANLLMIAIMIGGALSIPQIDKEFFPKASLNVVLITAPYPGAAPINVEQQVCVRLEQAIEDLNGIDKIKSVARQNVCSVEVEAEDDYDVQTLLNDVKVRVDAIDTLPDDADRPQVSQIIPTHDMMSIALEGDVPEQVLKRYGETLRREMEQLPHVSRVDINGVRDYEISIELTSDTLTKYQLTLSEVQQAIQESSLDLPTGTIKSPQGDITLQARNQAYYADDFARIIVRKTASGATLRLGDIATIRDGFTEDPIIARFNGKPSLFLQVKVTSNPDVLKTNQAVMAYLDERNRTLPEALELEVWHDFSISFKDRIRTLVNNGVGGLILVFIVLMLFLRPLLALWVSIGIGIAFLGALWLMPLFGASLNMISLFAFLLILGIVVDDAIIVGESIYSEQQKHGNGVQSAKAGASMVSKPIVFAVASTMLVFVPMLFLPGKSAEAATMIPIVVLLSLAFSLIESLFVLPSHLAEMPPEGHFKNPVSRGIDKLRKFFSNALDVFIHRYYDPVITRALKHTGPTIAIFVAGFAIIVSVFVGGWMQVGFFPNVTTDYIQVTIDIPDGEPLSFQNDVATRVESASKAMQQEILFDGTDVSYVKNFSVWLSGNEIRGAIGLNREYTNTLSSPELIEIWREKIGAIPQAEDINFFYQIDSKGKPLQYILSGKDNAELTLASQMLQEHLAGFPGVFEITDSLQTPRSEIELGLKPSSEFTAWDMQLLATQLRQAFYGAEVQRVPRDGEDIKVMLRLIEDERTHVDSIASLPVQDREGNTIRLDAISNITYTPALQDIERIDGQRTVTVSAELLKGTTDSTEITNDILEDFVPLLAKKHPTVKFQLEGDEEERREFMSAWGILFVQAIIAIYAMMAIAFRSYWQPIIILTAIPFGAMGAILGHLIMGMEISIFSFLGVMACAGVVVNDNLVLIDRINYLRDNGMTKLNAIHSAGIDRFRPIILTSATTFIGLIPIMSETSLQAQFLIPMVVSLAYGVLFATTVTLILVPALYLFGEQFNDGVSHLAYKLRLRRRP